Proteins encoded within one genomic window of Acidicapsa ligni:
- a CDS encoding nuclear transport factor 2 family protein, which yields MQSKSKTDRRNFVMTAATAVGSVLSIGLGQEEAQGQELGAKAQSAAPSPLSFENLYDTSILSTTMKGEAADRLALRRLIDAWAHCADRRLAEQQASLFVQDGTILNYEGDPKTHEPHSTIKGRTAIRAALAVLNTFTVTLHMNGQSDVIIKGDRAIGQTYCLVHQFTMENNQRKCQTLGIRYYDQFLRQENRWYYVERRLIIDWSDTRVSVP from the coding sequence ATGCAGAGTAAATCGAAGACCGATCGGCGCAACTTCGTAATGACCGCAGCCACGGCAGTTGGTTCGGTTCTTTCAATCGGGTTGGGTCAAGAAGAGGCCCAAGGCCAAGAGCTTGGAGCCAAGGCGCAGAGCGCGGCACCGTCGCCTCTTTCCTTTGAGAACCTCTACGATACGTCTATTCTGTCCACCACGATGAAAGGCGAGGCCGCCGATCGGCTCGCACTTCGCAGGCTTATAGACGCATGGGCACACTGCGCCGACAGGAGGCTTGCAGAACAGCAAGCGAGTCTCTTCGTGCAGGATGGGACGATCCTGAATTACGAGGGAGACCCCAAAACCCATGAGCCGCATTCAACCATAAAAGGCAGGACTGCGATCCGCGCTGCTTTGGCAGTCCTGAATACTTTTACGGTGACATTGCACATGAATGGTCAGAGTGACGTGATCATTAAGGGAGATCGAGCCATTGGTCAAACCTATTGTTTGGTGCATCAATTCACGATGGAGAACAACCAACGGAAGTGTCAGACCTTGGGAATTCGTTACTACGACCAATTTCTCCGCCAGGAGAATCGTTGGTATTACGTTGAGAGAAGATTAATCATCGATTGGTCCGATACCCGCGTATCCGTGCCATAG
- the metE gene encoding 5-methyltetrahydropteroyltriglutamate--homocysteine S-methyltransferase, producing MSTAKLHTANLGFPRIGPRRELKFALESFWSGKLAEEELLQVAKHLRLQNWTIQKQRGIDFIPTNDSPLYDQVLDALVLLGATPERFGEGVVTLPRLFEMARSSAHGSQQHTAMEMTKWFDTNYHYLVPEWSEGLKFVPDTSKLLAEFGEAREVNAGVRPVLLGPISLLLLGKVVDVDSGFDPLTLLPRMLTAYVQVLKDLQSAGADWVQIDEPCLVTDLSEIHKAAYRTAYEKLAGVDVRLMLTTYFDELGDNLDLAFSLPVAGVHVDLVRGKGQLDAVLDAVRAGQTLSLGVVDGRNIWLADLDAASVMIAKAQERIGADRLLIAPSCSLLHVPYDAQDETALPGELQEWLSFAAQKLDEIAWLAGGKEKFAADFAENRRRHDRRKVAESSVNTQVRDALAQLVATDFARPSAYPERARKQRNHLRLPLLPTTTIGSFPQTPEVRKQRAAWRKGTLQTAEYERFVEEETAACIRRQERIGLDVLVHGEFERNDMVEYFGEQLAGFAFTRNGWVQSYGSRCVKPPVIYGDVARPNAMTVRWSSYAQSLTGKPVKGMLTGPVTILQWSFVRDDVPERDVAWQLALALREELLDLEAAGIRVIQLDEPALREGLPLRRVARPEYLDWAVKAFRIATAKVADETQVHTHMCYSEFAEILPAIVALDADVLSIESARSRMELLEDFRKHGYPNEIGPGVYDIHTPRVPNEEEITALLQSALESIGAERLWVNPDCGLKTRGWDEVESALRNMCEAARTVRASVTSDSVA from the coding sequence ATGTCTACGGCTAAGTTGCATACTGCCAATCTGGGCTTTCCCCGGATTGGTCCGCGTCGCGAGTTGAAGTTTGCGCTGGAGAGTTTCTGGAGCGGCAAGCTTGCGGAAGAAGAATTACTGCAGGTTGCGAAGCATTTGCGTTTGCAGAACTGGACGATTCAGAAGCAGCGCGGGATCGATTTTATTCCTACCAATGATTCTCCACTGTATGACCAGGTGCTGGACGCACTGGTGCTGCTGGGTGCTACGCCGGAGCGGTTTGGCGAGGGTGTGGTGACATTGCCGCGTTTGTTTGAGATGGCGCGGAGCAGTGCTCACGGTTCGCAACAGCATACGGCGATGGAGATGACCAAGTGGTTCGATACGAACTATCACTACCTGGTGCCGGAGTGGTCTGAAGGACTGAAGTTTGTGCCGGATACTTCGAAGCTGTTGGCGGAGTTTGGCGAGGCGCGTGAGGTTAATGCCGGAGTTCGTCCGGTGCTGCTGGGACCGATATCGTTGTTGCTGCTGGGCAAGGTTGTCGATGTGGATAGCGGCTTTGATCCGCTTACGCTTTTGCCGCGTATGTTGACTGCGTATGTTCAGGTCTTGAAGGATCTGCAGAGTGCCGGTGCGGATTGGGTTCAGATCGATGAACCGTGCCTGGTGACGGATCTTAGCGAGATTCACAAGGCGGCTTATCGTACCGCTTACGAGAAGCTCGCCGGTGTCGATGTCCGACTGATGCTTACTACGTATTTTGATGAGTTGGGCGACAATCTGGATCTTGCGTTTTCATTGCCCGTGGCTGGGGTGCATGTGGATCTCGTGCGCGGCAAGGGGCAGTTGGATGCTGTGCTCGACGCGGTGCGTGCGGGACAGACGTTGAGCCTCGGGGTAGTGGATGGGCGCAACATCTGGCTTGCCGATCTGGATGCTGCTTCTGTGATGATTGCCAAGGCTCAGGAGCGGATTGGTGCTGACCGGCTGCTTATTGCGCCCTCATGCTCGTTGCTGCATGTACCTTATGATGCGCAGGATGAGACTGCGTTACCGGGTGAGTTGCAGGAGTGGCTGAGCTTTGCTGCGCAGAAGCTGGATGAGATTGCGTGGCTGGCTGGAGGCAAGGAAAAATTTGCGGCGGATTTTGCCGAGAATCGTCGCAGGCATGATCGTCGCAAGGTAGCTGAGAGCAGCGTGAATACGCAGGTTCGGGATGCACTGGCGCAATTGGTGGCGACGGATTTTGCGCGACCTTCGGCTTATCCTGAACGTGCGCGCAAGCAGAGGAATCACCTGCGGTTGCCGCTGCTGCCTACGACGACGATTGGCTCGTTTCCGCAAACACCTGAGGTGCGCAAGCAGCGCGCTGCATGGCGCAAGGGAACGTTGCAAACAGCAGAGTACGAGCGCTTTGTCGAAGAAGAGACTGCGGCCTGCATTCGACGCCAGGAAAGGATCGGGTTGGATGTGCTGGTGCATGGCGAATTTGAGCGCAATGACATGGTGGAGTATTTTGGCGAGCAGTTGGCAGGCTTCGCTTTTACTCGCAATGGCTGGGTGCAGAGTTATGGTTCGCGCTGTGTGAAGCCGCCGGTGATCTATGGCGATGTGGCACGGCCTAATGCGATGACCGTGCGTTGGAGCAGCTATGCGCAGTCCTTGACGGGCAAACCGGTGAAGGGCATGTTGACCGGGCCAGTGACGATTCTGCAATGGTCGTTTGTGCGCGACGATGTGCCGGAGCGAGATGTTGCGTGGCAGCTTGCGCTGGCGCTTCGTGAGGAGTTGCTGGATCTTGAGGCAGCGGGGATTCGCGTGATTCAACTGGATGAGCCTGCGTTGCGTGAAGGACTGCCTTTGCGTCGTGTTGCGCGGCCTGAGTATCTCGATTGGGCGGTGAAGGCTTTCCGCATTGCGACTGCGAAGGTAGCGGACGAAACGCAGGTGCATACGCATATGTGCTACAGCGAGTTTGCCGAGATTTTGCCGGCGATTGTGGCTCTGGATGCGGATGTGCTTTCGATCGAGTCGGCACGCTCACGGATGGAGTTGTTGGAGGACTTCCGCAAGCACGGTTATCCCAATGAAATCGGACCGGGAGTGTATGACATTCATACGCCTCGCGTGCCGAATGAAGAAGAGATTACGGCGTTGCTGCAGAGTGCGCTGGAGTCGATTGGGGCGGAGCGGCTTTGGGTTAATCCTGATTGCGGGTTGAAGACTCGTGGCTGGGATGAGGTCGAATCTGCACTGCGCAATATGTGTGAAGCGGCGCGGACGGTCAGGGCTTCTGTGACATCGGACAGCGTTGCATAA
- a CDS encoding CAP domain-containing protein: MRLVKRFAVLLMASSVGVCGVAALAQDPVDVEVQAAQEQKVVDLANQARVAEGLPALVVDPGLAAAARAHAELMSKEGPISHRYGGEPDVAERTSKAGAHFSLVEENIAIGDSPKQVHEEWMKSDVHHANLMNAKIDRIGVGIVSAHHVLYAVADYSVSVQSMDAGQIEGKIGAMLTGKGLTLLSKAEDARKYCALQDGEAEGTPTGMKPLFLMRWQSADLSKLPPQLEERIASGKYKQAAVGSCPAQGSGGNGGATFAAYRVAVLLY; encoded by the coding sequence ATGCGACTGGTCAAGAGGTTTGCGGTGCTGCTGATGGCATCTTCGGTGGGTGTGTGCGGGGTTGCTGCGCTGGCGCAGGATCCGGTGGATGTAGAGGTGCAGGCGGCGCAGGAGCAGAAGGTTGTCGATCTTGCCAATCAGGCACGGGTTGCAGAGGGATTACCGGCGCTGGTGGTCGATCCAGGGCTGGCTGCGGCGGCGCGTGCTCATGCCGAGTTGATGTCCAAAGAGGGGCCGATTTCTCATCGATATGGTGGCGAGCCGGATGTGGCGGAGCGTACTTCGAAGGCGGGCGCGCACTTTAGCCTGGTGGAGGAGAACATTGCCATTGGCGACTCGCCGAAGCAGGTGCATGAGGAATGGATGAAGTCCGACGTGCATCATGCGAACCTGATGAATGCGAAGATCGATCGCATCGGGGTGGGGATTGTTTCGGCGCATCATGTGTTGTATGCCGTGGCGGATTATTCGGTCTCGGTGCAATCAATGGATGCGGGGCAGATCGAGGGCAAGATTGGTGCGATGCTGACGGGCAAGGGGCTGACTCTGCTATCGAAGGCGGAGGATGCGCGGAAGTATTGCGCGCTGCAGGATGGCGAGGCAGAGGGGACGCCGACGGGGATGAAGCCGCTGTTTCTGATGCGATGGCAGAGTGCGGATCTTTCGAAGCTGCCGCCCCAATTGGAGGAGCGGATCGCGTCGGGGAAGTATAAGCAGGCTGCGGTTGGTTCGTGCCCAGCGCAGGGTTCGGGTGGGAATGGCGGGGCAACATTCGCGGCTTACCGGGTGGCGGTGTTGTTGTATTGA
- a CDS encoding ABC transporter permease encodes MAIRTHIPSSSNWMRRQPLAVIGLVLLSIFVLAGLLAPWIAPASPASIDLMHRLQGPSAAHWCGTDELGRDTLSRLLWGARLSLAVSASVVSISLALGLAIGGLAGYKGGWIDHTLTVVAMNTFLALPGILLAIAFAAFLGPGFQNLVLALAIGGWAGYARLVRAQVMAVKEREYVEAARALGASGPRIFFRHILPNMIQPLLVQAAIGMGGVILAEATLSFLGLGIPAPTPSWGSMLNDARAHLFDSPHLVLFPALAMALAVLSFNFLGDALRDYLDPHTRIQIGV; translated from the coding sequence ATGGCAATTCGCACACACATTCCGAGCTCTTCCAATTGGATGCGCCGTCAGCCGCTCGCAGTCATCGGCCTCGTGCTATTAAGTATCTTCGTCCTCGCCGGCCTGCTCGCTCCCTGGATCGCGCCCGCCAGTCCAGCCTCAATCGACCTGATGCATCGCCTGCAAGGCCCCTCAGCGGCTCACTGGTGCGGCACCGATGAACTCGGCCGGGACACTCTCTCACGCCTGCTCTGGGGAGCTCGTCTTTCACTCGCCGTCTCCGCCTCCGTCGTCAGCATCTCGCTCGCCCTCGGCCTCGCCATCGGCGGCCTCGCAGGCTACAAAGGCGGCTGGATCGATCACACCCTCACCGTCGTCGCCATGAACACCTTCCTGGCCCTCCCCGGCATCCTGCTCGCCATAGCCTTCGCCGCATTCCTCGGCCCCGGTTTTCAGAACCTGGTACTGGCTCTCGCCATCGGCGGCTGGGCCGGATACGCCCGCCTCGTCCGTGCCCAGGTCATGGCCGTCAAAGAACGCGAATACGTTGAAGCCGCACGCGCCCTCGGAGCCAGCGGACCACGCATCTTCTTCCGCCATATCCTCCCGAACATGATCCAGCCGCTGCTCGTCCAGGCCGCCATCGGCATGGGCGGAGTCATCCTCGCTGAAGCAACCCTATCCTTCCTCGGCCTTGGCATCCCCGCGCCCACTCCAAGCTGGGGATCAATGCTCAACGACGCACGCGCCCATCTCTTCGACTCCCCACATCTCGTGCTCTTCCCTGCCCTAGCAATGGCCCTCGCCGTCCTCAGCTTCAACTTCCTCGGCGATGCTCTTCGCGATTACCTCGACCCACATACCCGCATCCAGATCGGCGTATGA
- a CDS encoding metallophosphoesterase family protein, whose protein sequence is MKIGVLSDTHGLLRAEVLPLLAGSDHILHLGDVGDPTILETLIAIAPITAIRGNIDSKGPCASLPATEVVTLAGKDFYLLHDVHQLDLEPAAAGFAAVLYGHSHKPSIEWRKEILYFNPGSCGPRRFQLPITCGQITINNNGQLEAKILQLPISS, encoded by the coding sequence ATGAAGATAGGCGTACTCTCCGACACCCACGGCCTACTTCGCGCAGAGGTTCTGCCCCTGCTCGCAGGCTCAGACCACATCCTCCATCTCGGCGACGTCGGCGATCCAACCATCCTCGAAACACTCATAGCCATCGCCCCCATAACCGCAATCCGCGGCAACATAGACAGCAAGGGCCCATGCGCCAGCCTGCCCGCAACTGAAGTCGTTACTCTCGCAGGAAAAGACTTCTATCTCCTGCACGACGTGCATCAGCTTGACCTCGAACCAGCCGCCGCAGGATTCGCCGCCGTCCTCTATGGCCACTCCCACAAACCTTCCATCGAATGGCGCAAAGAAATCCTGTACTTCAACCCCGGCTCATGCGGACCACGACGATTCCAGCTACCCATCACCTGCGGCCAAATCACCATAAACAACAATGGGCAGTTGGAGGCCAAAATCCTCCAACTACCCATCTCTTCCTGA
- a CDS encoding TOBE domain-containing protein yields the protein MADVDLLLKPREAAAALGISYATIKQWILAGTLRTTKTPGGHHRIPQSALTPLLKSSSTKSRVDSRERFRAVSGRNQLVGKVVEVKFSGLLAKVVLSIGDQQITSIITADAAREMQLRKGQTAGALMKATEVMIVRV from the coding sequence ATGGCAGATGTAGATCTCCTTCTGAAACCACGAGAAGCGGCCGCAGCACTCGGCATCAGCTACGCCACCATCAAGCAATGGATCCTCGCAGGAACCCTCAGAACCACCAAGACTCCCGGCGGACATCATCGCATTCCACAAAGCGCCCTCACGCCACTTCTCAAATCAAGCTCCACAAAAAGCCGCGTCGACTCCCGCGAACGCTTTCGCGCGGTCAGTGGACGCAACCAGCTTGTTGGCAAAGTCGTTGAAGTAAAATTCAGCGGTCTGCTCGCCAAAGTAGTCCTCTCCATCGGCGATCAGCAGATCACCTCGATCATCACCGCCGACGCCGCCCGCGAAATGCAACTCCGTAAAGGCCAGACCGCAGGAGCTCTCATGAAAGCCACAGAAGTAATGATCGTCCGCGTCTGA